CCTCGGATCCCTGAAtgacgccccatacaaaatggcacgtaTTAATGACGTTGTTGATTGATGAACAAATCAACATGGTATCTCGAAAGTGACTATTTAAAGCGAAGGTTACATCCATTCTTCTAGTACTTACTGAGGATATTATGGGTCTTCCGATTGAACAGATTCCCATCACTGAGAAAGAGACGTCATTGAGGAGCAATTGCTTGAGAAAAGTATCCGATGCCTCAAATAGTGGATCAGCCTCACAAGTTACCTCGCACATAATCTGAGCCACCAATAGCTTTGTTTGTAATacctgtaatatattttttaaagagtatTTGCATCTTATTCTCTACATTTATGACCAATAATTTCGTGCAACTACAATAAGCCAGAAAGATTGTGTTTAAAGAGGTgctacaatagggatgatgacagtttttataaaattgtatttaacttaagagtatgctaatagttaaaagcaattttgttgaagtaacagggtatctgcgatcattcgaagctacagggatttaatggGTCAATTTTGTGGCGCTGCCATGCTTAATAGCTCATTGCCAAAATGCTAGACTACTCGCAAATGGCTCGAAAGAATGTCGTCGCTGAGAGATAGTTAAAtatgtatgggcgttcaaacaaaattacaaatatctttgttacttGTGCTTTTAGTTTATACTTCATGTAATGGTAAATGTCGCATTGaatgtaaggaagttaaaaatttataaatattcatctaattacattaattgattgattttgaaattttataatctcatttaccTATTTTGTTAACATCCAAACAATCTTAGTTTTGTTGAAATGTGTtagttagttaatattgacctcttttaatttacccaaatgtctcataaaaatcattataatatagaAACCTTGTCATCATCCGTACCTATAGTCAATCTGGCGGGAATAGAATCCAAGACCGCACGTAGTTGGGCCCTACCCCTTTACCATGGAGCTATTGAGGAGATTGCGAtaagataatatataacattttcTTTGTTAAGGTATAACGAACTGATATGGAAAACAAAGTAAGATAATATTTACCTCTTCCTTAATACGATGGCAGGGTTGCACGAGCAGTATAACTCTATAGTTGTGACACAGAAACCAGATAATTTCAAGCATGACAGTTTGAACGGTATCTAAAACATTACCTACTTAAGACACATAAAAAAAGTTCCATCATAACATAACATAGTACAGAACAAGCAGGCATTCGATATAGGGTCCGCTTCATAGAATAGGCACAGAGAGTCGGGAGGGAGGGGGGGCTAGGACTACTCAGCCTCCCCAACAGTCAACTTCACTACAAACAGTAGTGCACTCAGAATAATTACTGATGAGACTCTGGACGAATGGCGGTATCACCATTTTCACAGGCTATACTAtcaaatggcacaggccggtgtcgggaaGCTGCGACACCGTTCAAACTCTGCGACGACCAACCCATAAAATACGCAGCGTGGTCATTATAACGCATTACCTTGAATGGATAAGAGCTCCAAACTGCCCCTTGGGCTAAATCGCGTTTTAGAGAGCCGCTGgctgctagcggctcgagaccgtggtgtttggaaatccatagAAAAGGCCTATGGGTTATGTCTAACAGTAGAGATCCATCGtggctaataataatgatgatgatgatgatgatgatgatgatgatgatgatgatgatgatgatgatgatgatgatgatgatgatggtgatgatgataatgatggtgatggtgatggtgatgatgataaatgtaGATACTTACGATTGCTGCAGTTGTTTGTATATTGCAAGCATGAGGTCAACAATAGTGGTAAAAGACTAACCTGTCTCATTAACTAAAGCGTGTCTCATATTATTGATAgttattactaaataaatagtaGGGACAATGAGATGGACCAACAGAAAGAAGTTATCATTATCGTTGAGGTCTCGAACTACGTCACATGTTCGAACGAAGCAGTTCGATATCTTACGTACTTCTCGAGCTAGTCGGATCGTTGGAGTGATTTTTATATCTGCAACACACATAGAGAGCGGGCTAGTTAGAGACATCAATAAGCGGAAGGTCTTGTACCTAGGACAGGATAGGTTTCTCGTGCCGATGATCATGATCGGCAAGATCGCAAGGAAAAGAGGAGTGGGAAGATGGAAGATGTCAAAGCTACTGAATGATTACAAACAGTGGAGTTGCATAAAGACGATTGGAAAACTATATATGGTTTAACCTGGAAGTTATAACGTAACTTTATTTCCTGAATTGACTTTATCTATTATAAcaccaaaatataaaaatactttcttGGTAATTACCTtaccttgttttatttttacattgccAAGTAAGTCGATAGCCTTGTTGATGGAAGTAACTGGAAGATATGAGTAACTGATTGCATTCCTTGATAACGGGCTTGAGCGTTTGTTGATTGCTGTTAAACAAAACGTTAATacgtataaaatattgattatgtGAAATTAGTGTGCCTCTCTGATCTTTCTTTACACCCTCAAGTACACAGAGCCGATCAGCCAAGACGATTTTTTCCAAGCGCATCAAATCCTTGACTTAAGCGCGATGCAAGCAGGGGGCAGCTTTTCCCTTTTTGGTATATGGACCGGTTTCTTTTGGTTTACCGCGCTATCGATTGTTTTCTCTACAGTTACATTCGAAAGATTCCATCGCGATGTCATATTTTCGGCATAGTCTATGACCTATCCAGTTCCACTATCCGCGTCTAATTTGGTCTAGAATAGGGCTGTTTAGTCAGGGTCCAGAGACCAAAGATACCAAAGACAGTCAGTGACGTAGCTAGGTAaacaagggccctggtgcaaacgAAACAATTGGGCCCCATAACaatctaaactggttaggttttattcagtaaaatatgaaatataatacttcaaatacataaaaatgctaAGCTACTTTAGCATCAGCTGTTTTCAGTTCTATTGCGATTTCCTCGTAAGGATTCAAGGATTCCCTAAGCTTGAGGGCCCCGGAGCATAAACCTAAACTTGTAAACTACTAAACCTAAACCTAAACTACTAAACCCCTGATAGCTACGCCATTAAATACAGTATATAAAGGAGGACGGCATATAGATACTTCTTAATAAAGGAGCAGCTTATCGATTGAAAAGGCAACATATTTCCAAGTTTTGCATCTTTTTACTTTACagttaaagataataattagagTTTAACAGCTCCAGAAATCACATTAGACTTTACTCTTCAGCCTACACCAACCCCACAAATTCGCCCTTTTTTAAATCTCTTCTCGTGCCTATTTTGAGGAGCTTCCTCATattggagccctgaccaccgattGATTGGGCACTGGgttttacatttttcaatagtgttttacgtattttataaacatttttaaaaataaaaaaggatacttaagtaaatacctaaataaataagaaaaagattatacaaacaatatgaatagttaataatagtcATTAAAATTTAGTAACTAACATTCACGCCTTATCTGTGCTAGAGCATCCTCTAGACATTTGTTGATAGCTACAAAGCATGTGTTTATATTGAACGCGACAGAAATAAAGTGCAACATCATTATTTCCAGACATCCATACAGGGTGAAATCTATCAACGTGATGAACACTGAAAcgaaattatttcttttaatatgtaatatttttttttaatttgctattatccgcgaaaagccgacgaatccatgcgacaaaatactctctacgtacgtttcaccccgaaaccggagcatcctcaggagatgttgactctacaacgtgtaaaacgtcggcttttcgcggataatagcaaaataaataaattattatatattcatgatgaacttccgcaaagtaacgcctgcttctatccaattatttcttttatcgGAATGTCGCAAACTCAATGCGTAAGTaagaatgtctgtctgtctgttaccatcATAGgatcataattataaaatataacacatgacgccgcgcggtttctcccgcgtggttaccgttcccgcaggaatacggggataaaaaaaaccatagccttcatcgataaatgggctaactaacactgaaagaatttttcaaatcagaccagtagttcctgtaatacatgaactattagataaatataaaaaaatgcttaaataaagttttaaatttcactcaaataaaaatcaattatttcaagcaagtttttaaaaatactttgacTGCGGttaagttaaatataatattttgtttttgatatagaatttattatattttaggtttagtaaat
Above is a window of Bicyclus anynana chromosome 8, ilBicAnyn1.1, whole genome shotgun sequence DNA encoding:
- the LOC112050090 gene encoding uncharacterized protein LOC112050090 isoform X2: MMLHFISVAFNINTCFVAINKCLEDALAQIRREYIKITPTIRLAREVRKISNCFVRTCDVVRDLNDNDNFFLLVHLIVPTIYLVITINNMRHALVNETDTVQTVMLEIIWFLCHNYRVILLVQPCHRIKEEVLQTKLLVAQIMCEVTCEADPLFEASDTFLKQLLLNDVSFSVMGICSIGRPIISSVIGGATTLYVVMLEL
- the LOC112050090 gene encoding uncharacterized protein LOC112050090 isoform X1 — encoded protein: MMLHFISVAFNINTCFVAINKCLEDALAQIRREYIKITPTIRLAREVRKISNCFVRTCDVVRDLNDNDNFFLLVHLIVPTIYLVITINNMRHALVNETGNVLDTVQTVMLEIIWFLCHNYRVILLVQPCHRIKEEVLQTKLLVAQIMCEVTCEADPLFEASDTFLKQLLLNDVSFSVMGICSIGRPIISSVIGGATTLYVVMLEL